The stretch of DNA TCGGAATCGGCGGACTCTCCGCAAACCACGAATGGCTGCAGTCCGGAGGCATCGAACTCTACGGTGCGGCCTGCCGTGCCCTGGCCGAGCGGGCCAAGGTTCCGGTGGCCACTTTGTTCAACGAGGCCGACAGTTTCGCCGAAGCCGCAGGGGGGCTCGGGGCCGGCTTCAACTCGGTCATGATGCACACGCAGGGGTGGGACCAGAACAAGCTGATCGCGGACACGGCAGCACTGGTCGCAGCAGCCCATGCCGTCAACGTCGCTGTCGAAGGTGAAATCGGCGCCCTGGCGGAAATCAAGGGTGGCATACTGGACGCCGCCGGCGCCTCCTACACGACTCCGGAAGCCGCCGAACTCTTCGTCCGTGAAACCGGAGTGGACTGCCTCGCGGTTGCCGTCGGGAACGTCCACTTCGTCACCGGCGGCCACGTGCCCACGGTTCAGGTGGACCTCATCAAGGAAATCGGCAACACCGTCGATGTGCCCCTCGTTCTGCACGGCGGATCCGGCACACCGGACGAGCAGACGCGGCAGGCTGTGGAAGCCGGCATCACCAAGGTCAACGTCGGGACCAAGCTCAAGCATGTGTTTGGCCAGGCCCTCGTTGCCGAGCTGGGCCGCCCGGTCGAGGACCCGAACCTCGTCTTCGGTTCACGGTTCGAGGGCGATGCCAATTCCCGCGCAGGCGTGGCGCTGCGTAAGGAGATCCAGCGGCTCATGGACGTCTTCGGCTCCACCGGTCAGGCCGGCCGCTAATGTCACACCCAACCGAGACCCTGCAAAAAGAAGTTCTGAACGCCGACGAGGCCCTTCACCTTCTGGAGGAAATGGTCCTCATCCGCCAGTTTGAACAGACCGCCTACCTGCGCTACCTGCAGGGAGAAATCCCGGGAACACTGCACCAGTCCCAGGGGCAGGAAGCCGTCGCTGTCGGTGTCTGCTCGCTGCTGCGGACCGAGGACTGGATCACCTCCACGCACAGGCCGCACGGCCACGCCCTGGCCAAGGGCCTCGATCCCTCTGCTGGAATGGCGGAAATCTATGGCCGGGAAACCGGCTGCCTAGGCGGCCGCGGAGGATCCATGCACCTGGGCGATCCGGCCCTTGGCATCCTACCCTCGATCGCCATCGTCGGCGGCGGAGTCACGATCGCCCCGGGACTCGCACATGCCCTGAAATACAAGGAGACGGACAACGTCGTCGTCTGTTTCTTCGGTGACGGAGCAGTCAACGAAGGCGCCTTCCACGAAGGCGTCAACTATGCTGCCGCGTTCGATCTGCCCGTGATCTTTGTTTGTGAAAACAACATGTACGGCGCCTCAACCCCATTCCACGAGACCACCCGGAACATCAATGTCGCGTCCAGGGGTGCGTCCTACGGGATTCCTTCCGAACAGGCCGACGGCATGGACGTCAGGGCGGTCAGGGAGGCGACCCAGCGCGCATTGGAAACCGCCCGAAGCGGCAAGGGACCAGTCCTGCTCGAGTTCCTCACGTACCGGTACGTGGGCCACAGCCGCGGCGACGCCAGGGGTTACCGCACCAAGGACGAAGAAGCCATCTGGGCGGCGAAGGACCCGATCAAAACGTTCGGTGCTGCACTCGTTGAAGAAGGCACCGCATCCGAGGAACAGGTGAAAGAAGCCACCGCACGGGCCAAGAAGCGGATCGCGGAAGCGCTCAAACACGCCCAACAGGCACCGTGGCCGGATCCGGTCACGGCCCTCGCACCGAACATCATCTTCGGCAACCCGCCCCAGGAAGTTGAAGGTGCCGGCCCGCTCGAAGAAGGCCCGGAGGACCGGTACCTGTCGATCGCGGACTCCATCAGGGAGACACTGCATAGCGAACTGGGCACGGACCAGTCCCTGGTCCTGTTGGGCGAGGATGTCGGTGTGCCCGGCGGATTCGGCGGCGCATTCGGGGTGTACCAGGGACTGGCCGAGGAGTACGGCCGGCACCGCGTGATTGACACCCCGATCAGTGAAAAGGCCATCATCGGCGCGTCGATCGGTGCCGCCATCGGCGGGATGCGCACCGTGCCGGATCTGCAGTACGCGGACTTTGTTTTCGAAGCCATGGACGAACTCGTCAACGAAGCCGCGAAACAACGCTACATGTCCAACGGAAAACTGACTATTCCGATGGTTTTGCGGTGCCCGGTGGGTGCATCCCAGCGCGGT from Arthrobacter sp. FW306-07-I encodes:
- a CDS encoding class II fructose-bisphosphate aldolase — protein: GIGGLSANHEWLQSGGIELYGAACRALAERAKVPVATLFNEADSFAEAAGGLGAGFNSVMMHTQGWDQNKLIADTAALVAAAHAVNVAVEGEIGALAEIKGGILDAAGASYTTPEAAELFVRETGVDCLAVAVGNVHFVTGGHVPTVQVDLIKEIGNTVDVPLVLHGGSGTPDEQTRQAVEAGITKVNVGTKLKHVFGQALVAELGRPVEDPNLVFGSRFEGDANSRAGVALRKEIQRLMDVFGSTGQAGR
- a CDS encoding alpha-ketoacid dehydrogenase subunit alpha/beta, encoding MSHPTETLQKEVLNADEALHLLEEMVLIRQFEQTAYLRYLQGEIPGTLHQSQGQEAVAVGVCSLLRTEDWITSTHRPHGHALAKGLDPSAGMAEIYGRETGCLGGRGGSMHLGDPALGILPSIAIVGGGVTIAPGLAHALKYKETDNVVVCFFGDGAVNEGAFHEGVNYAAAFDLPVIFVCENNMYGASTPFHETTRNINVASRGASYGIPSEQADGMDVRAVREATQRALETARSGKGPVLLEFLTYRYVGHSRGDARGYRTKDEEAIWAAKDPIKTFGAALVEEGTASEEQVKEATARAKKRIAEALKHAQQAPWPDPVTALAPNIIFGNPPQEVEGAGPLEEGPEDRYLSIADSIRETLHSELGTDQSLVLLGEDVGVPGGFGGAFGVYQGLAEEYGRHRVIDTPISEKAIIGASIGAAIGGMRTVPDLQYADFVFEAMDELVNEAAKQRYMSNGKLTIPMVLRCPVGASQRGAQHAQCPESFFMHVPGIKVLCISDPYTAKGALTSAIRDDDPVLVFEHKLLYGAKKRQEAGSINTRAYVPEENFALPVGQARVRRRGKDATIVATFTELYKALELAEKLSAEGIELEIIDPVWLSPFDWTTVMESVKRTGRLVLAHEAHLTGGWGAEVSARVSDELFSDLKAPVRRVASRDIPMPFSPPLEAAVLPLGEHIEAAVRDVLSHNQTRSEKE